The sequence CCGGCGGGTATCCCGTCCGCGCCGCCGCCGACGTGGCCGGCGCGGTGGCCGAGGCCGACGTCGTGGTCTGCGCGACGCTCGCCACCGAGCCGATCCTTCCGCCCGCGCTGCTGCGCCCAGGCGTCACGGTGGTGAGCATCGGCTCCTTCGAGAAGCACCGCCGCGAGATCGGCACGGACCTGCTGGCGGCGAGCGCCGCAGTCGTCGTCGACCACGTGCCGACCGCCCGCGCCCACGCAGGGCCGGTGGTCGCCGCCGAGCGGCCGATGGAGCTGCTGGCGCTCGGCGAGGTGCTGACCGGACGCGCGACCGCGCGCCGGCACCCGGACGACCTGGTGACCTACCTGAGCGTCGGCCTCGGCGTGCAGGACGCCGCCGCCGCGTGGCACGTCGTCGAACGCGCCGAGGCGCTGCGGGCCGGGCAGGAAGTCGCCTGGTGACCCGGGCCATGCCGACCACAACGAGATCGGAGTACCCGATGGACGAACTGCACCACATATCGGCGGCGGACGCGCTGCGCGCCTTCCGCTCCCGGCAGCTGTCGCCGGTCGAGCTGACCGAGGCGGTGATCGCCCGCGCCGAACGGACCGAGCCGGTCGTCAACGCGCTGTGCCACCGCTTCTTCGATGAGGCGCTGCGGCAGGCCAAGCGGGCCGAACGCCGCTACGCAGGCCAGGACGGGCCGCCGCGGCCGCTGGAGGGGCTGCCCACCGTCGTCAAGGAGGACGAACCGGTTACGGGGCACCCCTGGACCCAGGGGTCGCTACGGTATCGCGACGTCGTCGCCGGGCACACCTCGCTCTTCGTCCGGCGCCTCCTCGACGCCGGCGTGATCGTGCACGCCCGGAGCACGGCGTCGGAGTTCGCTTCCGCCGCGTTCACGCACTCGGCGCTCTGGGGCGTCACCCGCAACCCGTGGAACCCGGAGTTCTCCCCCGGCGGCTCGTCGGGCGGCTCGGGCGCGGCGCTCGCCGCCGGGTCGACGGTGCTGGCGACGGGATCGGACACCGCGGGCTCGATCCGGGTGCCCGCCTCGTTCAGCGGTGTGGTCGGGTTCAAGCCGCCGCACGGCCGGGTACCGGTGGACCCGCCCTATCACCTCGACACCTACGTGCACTCCGGTGTGCTGGCCCGCACCGTCGCCGACGTCGCACTGATGCAGAACGTCGTGGCCGGGCCCCACCCGGGGGACGTCGGCTCGCTGCGGCCCCGTCACGTCCTGCCGGATCCCGCCGAGCTTGGCCGCGACCTGCGCGGGATGCGGATCGCCTTGTCCGAGGACCTCGGTGACTGGGCGGTCGACCCGGAGGTCCGCCGCAACACCCGGGAGTTCGGCGAGCGGCTGCGAGCGGCCGGG comes from Streptosporangium roseum DSM 43021 and encodes:
- a CDS encoding amidase, with the protein product MDELHHISAADALRAFRSRQLSPVELTEAVIARAERTEPVVNALCHRFFDEALRQAKRAERRYAGQDGPPRPLEGLPTVVKEDEPVTGHPWTQGSLRYRDVVAGHTSLFVRRLLDAGVIVHARSTASEFASAAFTHSALWGVTRNPWNPEFSPGGSSGGSGAALAAGSTVLATGSDTAGSIRVPASFSGVVGFKPPHGRVPVDPPYHLDTYVHSGVLARTVADVALMQNVVAGPHPGDVGSLRPRHVLPDPAELGRDLRGMRIALSEDLGDWAVDPEVRRNTREFGERLRAAGARVEEVALPVPRAQVLRAAAIHFHHGFGAAVAADGRKPGAPLTPYAQAFARWAAEGAAGAGVLDGFAIESDLYRPVGELLERFDALVCPTAATRGLVAGEDYLDHGPEVDGERLGHYLESLLALPFNIMNRCPVLAVPSGVADNGVPTGVQIVGRPFDDTTPFRVGAAVEQRPHWPEVGT